The proteins below come from a single Stutzerimonas stutzeri RCH2 genomic window:
- a CDS encoding sulfonate ABC transporter substrate-binding protein, protein MSTRNLRRGLVALLAATLSIGAFHVQAETLRIGYQKYGTLVLLKARGTLEQRLAGQGFAVQWTEFPGGPQLLEGLNVGSIDFGVTGETPPVFAQAAGADLLYVAHEPPAPSGEAILVPEDSPIRSLTELNGKKIALNKGSNVHYLLVRALESAGLQYSDIQPVYLPPADARAAFERGSVDAWVIWDPFQAAAEEQLQARTLRDGQGLVSNHQFYLAARPFADRNPAVISTLIGEIRDIGRWVEANPDQATKQVAPLLGLSREITRKAVIRQGYGARPITPEVVRAQQRIADTFAELRLIPRKLVIQDAVWAAPKSIAQYPE, encoded by the coding sequence GTCGCCCTGCTTGCCGCGACCCTGTCCATCGGCGCTTTCCATGTCCAGGCCGAAACCTTACGGATCGGCTACCAGAAATACGGCACCCTGGTGCTGCTCAAGGCCCGCGGCACGCTGGAACAGCGGCTGGCGGGGCAGGGCTTCGCCGTCCAGTGGACGGAGTTTCCCGGTGGCCCGCAGCTGCTCGAGGGGCTCAACGTCGGCTCCATCGACTTTGGCGTGACCGGCGAGACGCCGCCGGTCTTCGCCCAGGCGGCCGGCGCCGACCTGCTCTACGTCGCCCATGAGCCGCCGGCGCCCAGCGGCGAGGCGATTCTGGTTCCCGAGGACTCACCGATCCGCTCGCTGACCGAACTCAATGGCAAGAAGATCGCGCTGAACAAGGGCTCCAACGTGCACTACCTGCTGGTCCGCGCGCTGGAATCGGCCGGCTTGCAATACAGCGACATCCAGCCGGTGTACCTGCCACCGGCCGATGCCCGCGCCGCCTTCGAGCGCGGCAGCGTCGATGCCTGGGTGATCTGGGACCCGTTCCAGGCCGCCGCCGAGGAACAGCTACAGGCGCGCACCCTGCGCGATGGCCAGGGACTGGTCAGCAACCATCAGTTCTACCTCGCGGCGCGCCCGTTCGCCGACCGCAATCCCGCGGTGATCAGCACCCTGATCGGCGAAATCCGCGACATCGGTCGCTGGGTCGAGGCCAATCCGGATCAGGCCACCAAGCAGGTGGCGCCGCTGCTCGGCCTGTCCCGCGAAATCACCCGCAAGGCAGTGATCCGCCAGGGCTACGGCGCCCGGCCGATCACGCCTGAGGTGGTCCGTGCCCAGCAGCGCATCGCCGACACCTTCGCCGAACTCAGGCTGATTCCACGAAAGCTGGTCATCCAGGACGCGGTCTGGGCGGCGCCGAAGAGCATCGCCCAGTACCCGGAATAA
- a CDS encoding TOBE domain-containing protein: protein MTIKAINVRNQFKGTIKEIVQGDVLSEIDVQTAAGIVTSVITTRSVRELELQVGSEVIAFVKSTEVSIAKL from the coding sequence ATGACCATCAAAGCCATCAACGTGCGCAACCAGTTCAAGGGCACCATCAAGGAAATCGTCCAGGGCGACGTGCTCTCGGAGATCGACGTACAGACCGCCGCCGGCATCGTCACTTCGGTAATCACCACGCGCTCGGTACGCGAGCTGGAACTGCAGGTCGGCAGCGAGGTGATCGCCTTCGTCAAATCCACCGAAGTGTCGATCGCCAAGCTCTAG
- a CDS encoding DUF2188 domain-containing protein, translating to MNNYHISATESGWELRKEGATRASKSAATKDEMLQVTAAFLEGKMASVKIHKKDGSIQEERTYPRSADPHESKG from the coding sequence CTATCACATCAGTGCCACCGAGTCGGGTTGGGAGCTGCGCAAGGAGGGGGCAACGCGCGCCTCGAAGAGCGCCGCGACCAAGGATGAAATGCTGCAAGTGACCGCTGCGTTTCTTGAGGGCAAGATGGCGTCGGTGAAGATCCACAAGAAGGACGGCAGCATTCAGGAAGAGCGCACCTACCCGCGCAGCGCCGATCCTCATGAGAGCAAAGGCTGA
- the ssuB gene encoding aliphatic sulfonates ABC transporter ATP-binding protein, translated as MTLLKTIPHGVPLTIEGVTKSFARREVLKGIDLQIPEGQFVAVVGRSGCGKSTLLRLLAGLDQPSRGGIASAGVRLADHRDEVRLMFQDARLLPWKRVIDNVGLGLSGNWRARAEQALAAVGLAERAHEWPAALSGGQKQRVALARALIHQPRLLLLDEPLGALDALTRIEMQQLIERLWQRHGFTVLLVTHDVSEAVAVADRVILIEDGAIGLDLAVELPRPRSRGSAALAALEAQVLDRVLQRPSLAERPEPINPLPTQLRWAL; from the coding sequence ATGACGCTGCTGAAGACCATTCCCCATGGCGTTCCGCTAACTATCGAAGGTGTCACCAAGTCCTTCGCCCGGCGCGAGGTACTCAAGGGCATCGACTTGCAGATTCCAGAAGGGCAATTCGTCGCCGTAGTCGGCCGCAGCGGCTGCGGCAAGAGCACCCTGCTGCGTCTGCTGGCAGGGCTGGATCAACCGAGCCGCGGCGGGATTGCCAGCGCCGGTGTGCGCCTGGCGGATCACCGCGACGAGGTGAGATTGATGTTCCAGGATGCGCGTCTGCTGCCGTGGAAGCGCGTGATCGACAACGTCGGCCTGGGCCTTTCCGGCAACTGGCGAGCGCGGGCCGAACAGGCACTGGCCGCAGTGGGGCTGGCCGAGCGCGCCCATGAGTGGCCGGCAGCGCTGTCCGGCGGACAGAAGCAACGCGTCGCGCTGGCGCGCGCGCTGATACACCAACCACGGTTGTTGCTGCTCGACGAACCCCTGGGCGCGCTGGATGCGCTGACGCGCATAGAGATGCAGCAACTGATCGAGCGGCTCTGGCAGCGGCATGGTTTTACCGTGCTGCTGGTCACCCACGATGTCAGCGAAGCGGTGGCGGTGGCCGACCGGGTAATCCTCATCGAAGACGGTGCCATCGGCCTGGACCTCGCCGTGGAGCTGCCGCGACCGCGCAGTCGCGGTTCGGCTGCACTCGCCGCGCTGGAAGCCCAGGTACTCGACCGCGTATTGCAACGCCCGTCGCTAGCCGAGCGCCCCGAACCCATCAATCCCTTGCCCACGCAGTTGCGTTGGGCGCTTTAA
- the ssuD gene encoding FMNH2-dependent alkanesulfonate monooxygenase yields the protein MSLNIFWFLPTHGDGKYLGTSEGARAVDHSYLGQIAQAADRLGYGGVLIPTGRSCEDSWLVAASLIPLTQRLKFLVALRPGIISPTVAARQAATLDRLSGGRALFNLVTGGDPDELAGDGLHLSHAERYEASVEFTRIWRRVLEGGTVDYDGKHLQVKGAKLLYPPIQQPRPALYFGGSSDAAQDLAAEQVELYLTWGEPLDAVAEKIAQVREKAAQYGRQVRFGIRLHVIVRETDDQAWAAADRLISHLDDDTIARAQASLARFDSVGQQRMSALHGGRKDNLEVAPNLWAGVGLVRGGAGTALVGDGPTVAARVKEYADLGIDTFIFSGYPHLEESYRVAELLFPHLDIAQPERPASRGYVSPFGEMISSDILPKAAAAS from the coding sequence ATGAGTCTGAATATCTTCTGGTTCCTGCCCACCCATGGCGACGGCAAGTACCTCGGCACCAGCGAAGGCGCCCGCGCCGTCGACCACAGCTACCTCGGCCAGATCGCCCAGGCCGCCGACCGCCTCGGCTATGGCGGCGTGCTGATTCCCACCGGCCGCTCCTGCGAGGACTCCTGGCTGGTGGCCGCCTCGCTGATTCCGCTCACCCAGCGCCTGAAATTCCTCGTCGCACTGCGCCCGGGCATCATTTCGCCGACCGTGGCGGCACGCCAGGCGGCGACGCTGGATCGGCTCTCGGGTGGTCGCGCGCTGTTCAACCTGGTCACCGGCGGCGACCCGGACGAACTGGCCGGCGACGGCCTGCACCTGAGCCATGCCGAGCGCTACGAGGCTTCGGTGGAATTCACCCGCATCTGGCGCCGCGTGCTGGAAGGCGGCACCGTCGACTATGACGGCAAGCACCTGCAGGTCAAAGGCGCCAAGCTGCTCTACCCGCCGATCCAGCAGCCACGCCCAGCGCTGTATTTCGGCGGTTCATCCGACGCGGCGCAGGATCTGGCTGCCGAGCAGGTCGAGCTGTACCTGACCTGGGGCGAGCCGCTGGACGCGGTCGCGGAAAAGATCGCTCAGGTGCGCGAGAAGGCTGCTCAGTACGGGCGCCAGGTGCGCTTCGGCATCCGCCTGCATGTGATCGTGCGGGAAACGGATGACCAGGCCTGGGCCGCCGCCGACCGGCTGATCAGCCACCTGGACGACGACACCATCGCTCGCGCCCAGGCCTCCCTGGCGCGTTTCGACTCGGTGGGGCAGCAGCGGATGAGCGCGCTGCATGGCGGACGCAAGGACAATCTGGAGGTCGCCCCCAATCTCTGGGCAGGCGTCGGACTGGTGCGTGGCGGCGCGGGCACCGCACTGGTCGGCGATGGCCCGACCGTGGCGGCAAGGGTCAAGGAATACGCGGACCTTGGTATCGACACCTTCATCTTTTCCGGCTACCCGCATCTGGAGGAGAGCTACCGGGTCGCCGAGCTGCTGTTCCCGCACCTGGATATCGCCCAGCCCGAGCGCCCGGCGAGCCGCGGCTATGTCAGCCCGTTCGGCGAGATGATCTCCAGTGACATCCTGCCGAAGGCGGCTGCGGCGAGCTGA